The proteins below are encoded in one region of Segatella copri:
- the kdpF gene encoding K(+)-transporting ATPase subunit F, giving the protein MYTALFIVGFILFGYLAYVLVKPEKF; this is encoded by the coding sequence ATGTATACAGCATTGTTTATCGTAGGTTTTATCCTGTTCGGCTATCTTGCTTATGTCTTGGTTAAGCCGGAAAAATTCTAA
- a CDS encoding histidine-type phosphatase: MNTKNLLLLASLTLAMPLTAQTPQEDFKRDITLSGSNYVAYRGPQKQLTAAPKGYKPFYLSHYGRHGSRYMIGKKAYDVPYFSLLKAKQEGKLTAKGEETLAKVKMIREEAKGRDGELTPLGALQHQGITRRMMERFPEIFAGNTNIEARSTLVIRCILSMENGLQQMLRMNPKLHIFHDASEHDMYYMNQDDRYLDSLKNSVGIKVAQQEFAQKHVSYSRVMQELFNDPAWVKQNINQSDLNRKLYKMASSIQGTELRGKVSLYDLFTEEELYQNWLNANISWQMAYGNSPYTGNVQPFSQRNLLRNIIQKADSCIALPHPGATLRYGHDTMVTPLTCLLDLNGYGEEIKDPEKIASQWWDYKITPMATNLQFVFYRNKANDVLVKVLLNEDEATLPIKSDVAPYYHWNDFREYCLKKLAGYKR, translated from the coding sequence ATGAACACAAAAAATCTATTATTATTGGCATCTCTTACATTGGCGATGCCTCTGACAGCACAGACTCCGCAAGAGGATTTCAAGCGGGATATTACGCTTTCGGGTAGTAACTATGTAGCTTATCGTGGTCCGCAGAAGCAGTTGACTGCGGCTCCTAAAGGTTATAAGCCTTTCTATCTGAGCCATTATGGCCGGCATGGTTCCCGCTATATGATTGGCAAGAAGGCTTATGATGTGCCTTATTTCTCTCTGCTCAAAGCGAAGCAGGAGGGCAAACTGACAGCTAAGGGCGAGGAAACGCTGGCTAAGGTGAAGATGATTCGTGAGGAGGCGAAGGGGCGCGATGGCGAACTGACTCCGCTCGGAGCTCTCCAGCATCAGGGTATCACCAGAAGAATGATGGAGCGATTCCCTGAGATTTTTGCCGGTAATACGAATATTGAGGCCCGAAGTACTTTGGTAATCCGATGTATCCTCTCTATGGAGAACGGTTTGCAGCAGATGCTGCGCATGAATCCGAAACTTCATATCTTCCATGATGCCAGCGAGCATGATATGTATTATATGAACCAAGACGACCGATACCTGGATAGCTTGAAGAACAGCGTGGGTATCAAGGTGGCACAGCAGGAATTTGCACAGAAGCACGTTAGCTATAGCCGTGTGATGCAGGAACTGTTCAACGACCCTGCCTGGGTGAAACAGAATATCAACCAGAGTGACCTGAACAGAAAACTTTATAAGATGGCAAGCTCAATCCAAGGCACGGAACTGAGGGGCAAGGTTTCGCTCTATGACCTCTTTACGGAGGAGGAACTGTATCAGAACTGGCTGAATGCCAACATCTCGTGGCAGATGGCTTACGGCAACTCGCCTTATACGGGCAATGTGCAGCCGTTCTCCCAGCGCAATCTCTTGAGAAACATTATCCAGAAGGCGGATAGCTGCATCGCCTTGCCGCATCCGGGAGCTACATTGAGATATGGACACGATACAATGGTTACTCCGCTTACCTGTTTGCTGGATTTGAATGGATATGGCGAAGAGATTAAGGATCCGGAGAAGATTGCTTCTCAATGGTGGGATTATAAGATTACTCCGATGGCTACGAATTTGCAGTTCGTTTTTTATAGAAACAAGGCGAATGATGTGCTGGTGAAGGTGCTTTTGAATGAAGACGAGGCTACTTTGCCTATCAAGAGCGATGTGGCACCTTATTACCACTGGAATGACTTCAGGGAGTATTGCTTGAAAAAGCTGGCGGGGTATAAAAGGTAA
- a CDS encoding SGNH/GDSL hydrolase family protein, whose amino-acid sequence MKKIWVMMLATLMVSSTMMAGNVKKSTTLPIVGEVVKASHPMIQYVGRVSFAKNPDVASFNYPGTTIEASFQGSSLKMLCRPKSGYFMAQIDGCEPFKVGFNAERDSVVTLAAALPKGVHHAKVMYVIEGLFRKPEFRGFVLDKGCQLVEALALAERKIEFIGNSITCGYGVESINMSDPFEDETENHWLTYANIVSDSLKAQHTSISRSGIGVYRNYNGPKTGDADNMPWQYEYTLFDQHDEKWDFAKYQPQLVCINLGTNDLSTKNYDIQLYEKNYRMFLKTVRSKYPHAKIVMLTGPMLGEKESSKQRTVLDRICADANKTDKNIYRFDFCFQKGDLGYGASWHPSMLQHRKMAAELLPFLRKLMNWN is encoded by the coding sequence ATGAAAAAAATATGGGTTATGATGCTGGCTACATTGATGGTTTCTTCCACGATGATGGCTGGAAATGTGAAGAAATCAACTACTCTTCCTATTGTGGGAGAGGTCGTAAAGGCTTCTCATCCGATGATTCAGTATGTTGGGCGTGTGAGCTTTGCTAAGAATCCTGATGTAGCCAGTTTCAATTATCCGGGAACTACGATTGAGGCTAGTTTTCAAGGGTCTTCTCTGAAAATGCTGTGTCGCCCGAAATCGGGATATTTCATGGCGCAGATTGATGGTTGCGAACCTTTCAAAGTGGGCTTTAATGCCGAACGCGATTCGGTTGTTACCCTGGCTGCGGCTTTGCCAAAGGGGGTGCATCATGCTAAGGTGATGTATGTGATAGAAGGCTTGTTCCGCAAACCGGAATTCAGGGGATTCGTTCTTGATAAGGGATGCCAGCTCGTTGAGGCTCTGGCTCTTGCGGAACGGAAGATTGAATTTATCGGAAACTCCATCACCTGCGGTTATGGCGTAGAAAGTATCAACATGTCTGATCCTTTTGAGGATGAAACGGAGAACCATTGGCTTACTTATGCCAATATTGTAAGTGACAGTCTGAAGGCTCAGCATACTTCTATCTCCCGCAGTGGTATCGGTGTATATCGTAATTATAATGGTCCGAAGACAGGTGATGCCGATAACATGCCTTGGCAATATGAATATACCTTATTTGACCAGCATGATGAAAAATGGGATTTTGCCAAGTATCAGCCTCAGTTAGTCTGTATCAATCTGGGTACGAACGATCTTTCTACCAAGAATTATGATATTCAACTCTACGAGAAAAATTATCGCATGTTTCTTAAAACGGTACGTAGTAAGTATCCTCATGCAAAGATTGTGATGTTGACAGGTCCGATGCTCGGCGAGAAGGAGAGTAGCAAGCAGCGAACTGTGCTTGATAGAATCTGTGCTGATGCCAATAAAACTGATAAGAATATTTACCGTTTCGATTTCTGTTTCCAGAAAGGAGATTTAGGTTATGGCGCCAGCTGGCATCCTAGTATGTTGCAGCATCGGAAGATGGCAGCAGAATTGCTTCCGTTCCTGAGAAAACTGATGAATTGGAATTAA
- the kdpB gene encoding potassium-transporting ATPase subunit KdpB, whose translation MNTKNTNNSLFQKDQLKASLKQSFVKLNPRLMVKNPIMFTVEIATFFMLPVTVYSAVSGAQGSVIYNFSVFVILFLTLLFANFAEAIAEARGKAQADSLRKTREETPAKRVTDGKLESVSSSQLKKGDVFECEAGDVIPADGEIIEGLASIDESAITGESAPVIREAGGDKSSVTGGTKVLSDRIRVVVTTQPGESFLDKMIALVEGASRQKTPNEIALTILLAVFTLVFLVVCITLKPMADYSGTTITIAAFLSLFVCLIPTTIGGLLSAIGIAGMDRALRANVITKSGKAVETAGDVDTLLLDKTGTITIGNRKATAFHPVKEIPLRPFVEICMLSSLADDTPEGKSIIELGREQGIRMHTLQTETKGAHIIPFTAETKCSGVDLKDGTQIRKGAFDAIRSLTQAAGHDFPQETEDAIQNISGNGGTPLVVCVNQKVAGVIELQDIIKPGIEERFERLRKMGVKTVMVTGDNPLTAQYIAKKAGVDDFIAEAKPEDKMNYIRREQATGKLVAMMGDGTNDAPALAQANVGVAMNSGTQAAKEAGNMVDLDNDPTKLIEIVEIGKQLLMTRGTLTTFSIANDVAKYFAIIPALFMVSVPQLGALNIMGLHSPESAILSAVIFNALIIPALIPLALKGVAYKPIGASALLRRNLLIYGVGGLIAPFVGIKLIDLLVGLFV comes from the coding sequence ATGAATACTAAAAATACAAACAACTCGTTGTTTCAGAAAGACCAGCTGAAAGCCAGTCTCAAACAGTCTTTCGTCAAACTGAATCCACGACTGATGGTGAAAAACCCTATTATGTTCACAGTGGAAATCGCCACCTTTTTCATGCTGCCGGTGACCGTCTATTCAGCGGTAAGCGGTGCACAGGGCTCGGTAATCTATAACTTCAGCGTTTTCGTCATTCTTTTTCTGACCTTGCTTTTTGCCAACTTTGCGGAAGCCATCGCCGAAGCACGGGGCAAGGCTCAGGCTGACAGCCTGCGCAAAACTCGTGAGGAAACACCTGCCAAGCGGGTCACAGATGGAAAGCTGGAGTCTGTAAGCAGTTCCCAACTGAAGAAAGGCGATGTCTTTGAGTGTGAAGCAGGGGATGTCATTCCTGCAGACGGTGAAATCATAGAAGGTCTGGCCTCCATCGATGAAAGTGCGATTACGGGAGAATCCGCTCCGGTTATCCGTGAAGCCGGCGGAGATAAAAGTTCGGTAACTGGGGGTACAAAAGTGCTCTCAGATCGGATTCGGGTGGTGGTTACCACACAGCCCGGAGAGAGTTTCCTTGACAAGATGATTGCATTGGTCGAAGGGGCTAGCCGGCAGAAAACGCCGAATGAGATTGCACTGACTATCCTGCTGGCTGTATTCACACTTGTCTTTCTGGTGGTGTGCATTACGCTGAAGCCGATGGCCGACTATTCCGGCACTACCATTACGATAGCCGCTTTCTTGTCTCTCTTTGTCTGTCTGATTCCTACCACCATCGGTGGACTGCTTTCCGCCATCGGAATTGCAGGTATGGACCGCGCACTGCGTGCCAATGTCATCACCAAATCAGGAAAAGCCGTTGAGACAGCAGGAGATGTGGATACACTTTTACTGGACAAGACGGGTACCATCACTATCGGAAACCGTAAGGCTACAGCCTTTCATCCGGTCAAAGAGATTCCTCTGCGCCCTTTTGTGGAAATATGCATGCTCTCTTCCTTAGCCGATGACACTCCGGAAGGTAAATCCATCATCGAATTGGGACGCGAACAAGGCATCCGCATGCATACACTCCAGACGGAAACGAAAGGGGCCCACATAATCCCGTTTACGGCGGAAACCAAATGCTCTGGCGTAGACCTGAAAGACGGTACCCAAATTCGTAAAGGGGCTTTTGATGCCATCCGCAGCCTGACGCAGGCAGCCGGTCATGACTTCCCCCAGGAAACGGAAGATGCTATTCAAAACATATCAGGCAACGGAGGTACTCCTTTGGTGGTCTGTGTCAATCAGAAAGTAGCCGGTGTCATTGAATTGCAGGACATTATCAAACCAGGTATAGAAGAGCGATTTGAACGCTTACGAAAAATGGGTGTCAAAACGGTGATGGTAACGGGAGACAATCCCTTGACGGCACAATACATTGCCAAAAAAGCGGGTGTGGATGACTTCATCGCCGAAGCCAAGCCGGAAGACAAGATGAATTACATCCGTCGGGAACAAGCGACCGGCAAGCTGGTGGCCATGATGGGTGACGGTACAAACGATGCTCCGGCTTTGGCACAGGCCAACGTAGGGGTAGCCATGAACAGCGGTACACAGGCGGCAAAAGAGGCCGGCAACATGGTTGACCTGGATAATGACCCGACTAAACTAATCGAAATCGTAGAGATAGGAAAGCAGCTGTTGATGACACGAGGTACACTGACCACCTTCTCCATCGCTAACGATGTGGCAAAATACTTTGCTATCATTCCGGCCTTGTTCATGGTTTCTGTTCCTCAATTGGGTGCCCTTAACATCATGGGGCTTCACAGTCCCGAAAGTGCCATCCTGTCTGCCGTCATCTTCAATGCGCTCATCATTCCTGCGCTGATACCTCTGGCGCTGAAAGGAGTTGCCTACAAGCCGATCGGTGCCAGTGCTCTGCTTCGTCGAAACCTGCTTATCTATGGGGTAGGCGGTTTAATCGCTCCTTTTGTGGGTATCAAGCTGATTGATCTGCTCGTTGGACTATTTGTCTAA
- a CDS encoding sigma-54 dependent transcriptional regulator, with protein MIHILIIDDEDPIRNLLARMVELEGYQASKAADCRSALKMLNTQRFEVVLCDVFLPDGNGVNFIFDIHRIQPDAAVILLTAHGNIPDGVQAIKNGAFDYITKGDDNRKIIPTISRAIEESEKKKGKNDAPLTYSFQSIVGQSECLQQAISLAQKVAKTDVPILLTGETGTGKEVFAHAIHTASARSQYPIVEINCSAFSKDLLESELFGYKAGAFTGAVKDKKGLFEIANHGTIFLDEIGEMAFDLQARLLRVLETGEYIKIGDTKRTQVDVRIISATNRHLKEEIEKGGFREDLFYRLSVFQIHLPALRERKEDIESLARMFLQRYAAKFNKHIEDIDPDALLTLRQAEWKGNVRELRNVIERSVIICDNQITLEDLPIELQHHPCSRSDDKGDEFELAAIERKHILKVLQHTHGNKTETARLLKIGLATLYRKIDSYGIQ; from the coding sequence ATGATACATATCTTAATTATTGATGACGAAGACCCTATACGTAACCTGCTGGCTCGAATGGTTGAATTAGAAGGTTACCAGGCCTCGAAAGCCGCAGATTGCCGTTCTGCTTTGAAAATGCTGAATACTCAACGTTTTGAAGTGGTACTTTGTGACGTTTTCCTACCGGATGGAAACGGAGTGAACTTCATTTTCGACATTCACAGAATTCAACCGGATGCAGCTGTTATCTTACTTACCGCGCATGGAAACATTCCAGATGGTGTACAAGCCATTAAAAATGGAGCATTTGATTATATTACTAAAGGAGATGATAACCGTAAGATTATTCCTACCATCAGCCGTGCCATAGAAGAGAGTGAAAAGAAAAAAGGGAAGAATGATGCTCCTCTAACATATTCTTTTCAGTCTATCGTCGGCCAGTCAGAGTGTTTGCAACAAGCAATCAGTCTGGCTCAAAAAGTAGCCAAGACCGATGTCCCGATTTTACTGACCGGAGAGACTGGAACAGGCAAGGAAGTGTTTGCCCATGCCATTCATACAGCCAGCGCCCGATCACAGTATCCTATCGTGGAAATTAACTGTTCGGCTTTCAGTAAGGATTTGTTGGAAAGTGAATTGTTTGGTTACAAGGCTGGCGCCTTTACCGGTGCAGTTAAGGATAAGAAGGGATTATTTGAAATCGCCAATCATGGTACCATATTCTTGGACGAAATTGGAGAGATGGCCTTTGATTTGCAAGCCCGTCTGCTGCGCGTTTTAGAAACAGGAGAATACATCAAAATCGGAGACACGAAGCGAACCCAAGTAGATGTACGCATCATCTCAGCTACTAACCGTCATTTAAAGGAAGAGATAGAGAAAGGAGGATTCCGGGAAGACCTTTTTTACCGTCTGTCAGTCTTTCAAATTCACCTGCCGGCTCTTCGGGAGAGAAAAGAAGACATCGAGAGTTTAGCCCGCATGTTTCTGCAGCGTTATGCTGCTAAGTTCAACAAACACATTGAAGATATAGATCCGGATGCCTTGCTTACCCTTCGGCAGGCAGAATGGAAAGGCAATGTGCGCGAATTGCGCAATGTCATTGAAAGAAGTGTCATCATCTGCGACAACCAGATAACCTTGGAAGACCTTCCCATTGAACTTCAGCATCATCCATGCTCACGCAGTGACGATAAGGGGGATGAGTTTGAATTGGCAGCTATTGAACGAAAGCATATTCTCAAAGTGCTCCAACATACCCATGGGAACAAGACAGAAACAGCTCGTTTACTGAAAATCGGTCTTGCCACTTTATACCGAAAAATAGACTCTTACGGCATTCAATAA
- the kdpA gene encoding potassium-transporting ATPase subunit KdpA: MNTEIIGIVAQVVLMVVLSYPLGKYIARVYRGKKVWTDFMKPIEGWIFRLSGIHPDEEMNWKQFLRALLTVNLFWFIWGMVLLTLQGWLPLNPDGNLAQSAHQAFNTCISFMVNCNEQHYSGESNLTYFTQLFVIMLFQFLTAATGMAAMAGIMKALGEKTTQTIGNFWKFLVLSCTRILLPLSLVVGFILITQGTPMGFDGKMEVTTLEGETQYVSQGPAAAIIPIKQLGTNGGGYFGVNSSHPLENPTYLSNMIECWSILIIPMAMAFAFGFYVKRKKLGYSIYGVMLVAFLIGACVNVSQEMGGNPRIDDMEIAQENGSMEGKEIRLGAGATGLWSVATTVTSNGSVNGMHDSTLPLSGMIEMLNMQINTWFGGVGVGWMNYFTFLIIAVFISGLMVGRTPEFMGHKVEAREMKIASIVALLHPFVILVGTALAAYLYVHAPAFVASEGGWLNNPGSHGLGEMLYEFTSCAANNGSGFEGLGDNTWFWNFSCGIVLILSRFIPIIGQVALAGLLAQKRYIPESAGTLKTDTVTFAVMTFAVIFIVAALSFFPAQALTTLTEHFTL, from the coding sequence ATGAATACAGAAATAATAGGTATAGTAGCCCAAGTGGTATTGATGGTTGTTCTCAGCTATCCGCTGGGAAAATACATCGCTCGTGTATATCGAGGAAAAAAGGTTTGGACAGATTTTATGAAGCCGATAGAAGGATGGATTTTCCGTCTTTCGGGCATTCATCCCGATGAAGAAATGAACTGGAAACAATTCTTGAGAGCATTACTCACCGTGAATCTGTTTTGGTTCATTTGGGGTATGGTGTTGCTTACCTTGCAAGGTTGGTTGCCTCTGAATCCGGATGGCAATTTGGCACAAAGTGCTCACCAGGCTTTCAACACCTGCATTTCGTTTATGGTAAACTGCAACGAACAGCACTACAGTGGAGAAAGTAACTTAACCTATTTTACTCAGCTCTTCGTTATTATGCTGTTCCAGTTCCTGACTGCTGCTACCGGTATGGCTGCCATGGCAGGAATTATGAAAGCTTTGGGAGAAAAAACCACACAAACTATCGGCAATTTCTGGAAATTTTTGGTACTTAGCTGTACCCGTATTCTTCTTCCGTTGTCTTTAGTTGTCGGCTTTATTCTAATTACGCAAGGTACTCCCATGGGATTTGACGGAAAAATGGAAGTAACCACCCTGGAAGGTGAAACCCAATATGTATCACAAGGTCCGGCGGCTGCCATTATCCCCATCAAACAGTTGGGTACCAATGGCGGAGGCTATTTCGGTGTTAACTCTTCCCATCCCTTGGAAAATCCGACCTATTTATCCAATATGATAGAATGCTGGTCCATCTTGATTATCCCTATGGCTATGGCTTTTGCATTCGGATTTTATGTGAAACGGAAGAAATTAGGATACAGCATCTATGGAGTTATGCTGGTAGCCTTTCTGATTGGAGCCTGTGTCAATGTATCACAAGAGATGGGAGGTAATCCACGTATTGATGACATGGAAATTGCACAAGAAAATGGCTCAATGGAAGGAAAAGAAATACGTTTGGGGGCTGGTGCCACCGGATTGTGGAGTGTTGCGACCACCGTAACCTCCAATGGGTCTGTCAACGGCATGCATGACTCTACCCTGCCTCTTTCAGGGATGATAGAAATGCTGAACATGCAGATTAATACGTGGTTCGGTGGTGTCGGCGTAGGCTGGATGAATTACTTTACGTTCCTCATCATCGCTGTATTTATCAGCGGGTTGATGGTAGGCCGAACTCCTGAATTCATGGGCCACAAGGTGGAAGCTCGCGAAATGAAAATCGCTTCTATCGTAGCGCTGCTGCATCCGTTTGTCATCCTGGTAGGAACGGCTCTGGCTGCCTATCTGTATGTTCATGCCCCGGCTTTTGTGGCGAGTGAAGGCGGATGGCTCAACAATCCTGGTTCCCATGGATTGGGAGAAATGCTTTATGAGTTTACCTCTTGTGCGGCCAATAACGGATCTGGATTCGAAGGCTTGGGTGACAATACCTGGTTCTGGAATTTTTCCTGTGGCATTGTACTGATCCTGAGCCGTTTCATTCCGATTATCGGCCAGGTAGCTTTGGCCGGACTGCTGGCTCAGAAAAGATACATTCCTGAAAGTGCTGGTACGCTGAAAACCGATACGGTGACCTTTGCTGTCATGACTTTTGCTGTTATCTTTATTGTAGCAGCCTTGTCTTTCTTCCCGGCACAGGCCCTGACCACACTGACGGAACATTTTACTCTCTAA